The Hemicordylus capensis ecotype Gifberg chromosome 6, rHemCap1.1.pri, whole genome shotgun sequence genome window below encodes:
- the FIS1 gene encoding mitochondrial fission 1 protein, whose product MESVLSEVVALDDLQRFEKKYNAELSAGSVSKGTTFEYAWCLVRSKYSEDIKRGVVLLEDLLPKGSKEEQRDYVFYLGVANYRLKEYEKALKYIRGLLKTEPNNTQALELEKLIKKAMQKDGLVGMAIVGGMALGVAGLAGLIGLAVSKSKS is encoded by the exons aGATTTGAGAAGAAGTACAATGCCGAGCTGAGTGCAGGCAGCGTTTCCAAAGGGACCACGTTCGAGTACGCCTGGTGCCTGGTCCGCAGCAAATACAGCGAGGACATCAAGAGGGGAGTTGTGCTCCTGGAAG ATCTGTTGCCTAAAGGGAGCAAAGAAGAGCAGCGGGACTATGTCTTCTACCTCGGGGTGGCCAATTACCGGCTGAAG GAGTATGAAAAGGCACTGAAGTATATCCGGGGACTGCTGAAGACAGAGCCCAACAACACCCAGgctttggagctggagaagctcATCAAGAAGGCCATGCAAAAAG ATGGCCTTGTCGGCATGGCGATAGTCGGCGGGATGGCGCTGGGCGTGGCCGGCCTGGCCGGCCTCATCGGCTTGGCGGTCTCCAAGTCGAAATCCTAA